One region of Danio rerio strain Tuebingen ecotype United States chromosome 5, GRCz12tu, whole genome shotgun sequence genomic DNA includes:
- the surf1 gene encoding surfeit locus protein 1 (The RefSeq protein has 2 substitutions compared to this genomic sequence), producing the protein MSSFRLMLMISNQTFKILRCSALFSPRRTLFVTRQSLFRRQDAPVLRYNLARFSQQSTSTVEGTKKGEDTFLKWFLLLIPVTTFCLGTWQVKRRKWKLELISELQSLTTSVPIPLPVDTMEIKQLEYRRVTVRGHFDHSKELYILPRSPVDPEREAREAGRISSSGESGANVITPFFCTDLGITILVNRGYVPKNKIKPETRTKGQVIEDVDLVGVVRLTEQRKPFVPENNVEANRWHYRDLEAMAKVTGAEEIFIDAVLDSTVPGGPIGGQTRVTLRNEHLQYVITWYGLCAATSYMWYAKFIMRIAL; encoded by the exons ATGAGCAGTTTTAGATTAATGCTGATGATCTCTAACCAGACATTTAAGATTCTTCGATGCAGT GCTCTCTTTTCACCAAGGAGGACTCTGTTTGTGACACGACAGAGTTTATTCAGACGTCAGGATGCTCCAGTGCTCCGGT ATAACCTGGCCAGGTTTAGTCAACAATCAACTTCCACTGTCGAAGGAACAAAGAAAGGAGAAGACACCTTTCTGAAGTGGTTTCTCTTGTTGATACCCGTCACCACCTTTTGTCTTGGAACATGGCag GTGAAACGTAGAAAGTGGAAGTTGGAGCTGATCAGTGAACTTCAGAGTCTGACGACTTCAGTGCCAATCCCACTGCCTGTAGA TACTATGGAAATCAAGCAGCTGGAGTACAGGCGTGTGAAGGTCCGTGGACATTTTGATCACTCTAAGGAGCTGTATATTTTGCCCCGTTCCCCTGTGGACCCTGAGAGAGAGGCTCGAGAGGCAGGGAGGATATCCTCCAGTGGTGAAAGTGGAGCAAATGTTATTACACCCTTTTTCTGCACTGATCTGGG GATCACTATCTTGGTGAACAGAGGTTATGTACCCAAAAACAAGATCAAACCAGAAACCAGGACGAAAGGACAG gtGATTGAGGATGTGGATCTTGTTGGTGTTGTGCGTTTAACTGAACAACGGAAACCATTTGTCCCTGAAAACAATGTGGAGGCAAACAGATGGCACTATCGTGACCTGGAGGCCATGGCTAAGGTCACTGGTGCCGAAGAGATCTTCATTGATGCTGTGCTTG atagCACAGTACCTGGTGGGCCAATAGGAGGGCAGACAAGAGTGACCTTGAGGAATGAACACCTGCAATACGTCATCACATG GTATGGACTGTGTGCTGCTACTTCCTACATGTGGTATGCAAAATTCATCAAGCGTATTGCTTTATGA
- the rpl7a gene encoding large ribosomal subunit protein eL8 (The RefSeq protein aligns at 99% coverage compared to this genomic sequence), translating to MPKGKKGKGKKVAPAPSVAKKHEVKKVVNPLFEKRPKNFGIGQDIQPKRDLTRFVKWPRYVRLQRQRAILYKRLKVPPAINQFTQALDRQTATQLFKLAHKYRPETKHEKKQRLLARAEQKAAGKGDTPTKRPPVLRAGVNTVTTLVESKKAQLVVIAHDVDPIELVVFLPALCRKMGVPYCIVKGKARLGRLVHRKTCTSIAFTQTNPEDKAALAKLVEAIKTNYNDRYEEIRRHWGGNVLGPKSTARIAKLEKAKAKELATKLG from the exons CCCAAGGGAAAAAAGGGTAAGGGGAAGAAGGTGGCACCAGCCCCTTCAGTGGCCAAGAAACATGAGGTCAAGAAAGTTGTGAACCCCCTGTTTGAGAAGAGGCCCAAGAACTTTGGCATTG GTCAGGACATCCAGCCGAAGCGGGATCTGACCCGATTCGTGAAATGGCCACGTTATGTCCGGCTGCAGCGTCAGCGAGCAATCCTGTACAAGCGACTGAAGGTCCCCCCTGCGATCAACCAGTTCACCCAGGCTCTGGACCGCCAGACCG CTACCCAGCTGTTCAAGCTGGCTCACAAGTACAGGCCTGAGACCAAGCATGAGAAGAAACAGAGACTGTTGGCTCGTGCTGAGCAGAAGGCTGCTGGAAAGGGAGATACACCCACTAAAAGACCACCAGTCCTGCGCGcag GTGTGAACACTGTGACCACGCTTGTGGAGAGCAAGAAAGCACAACTGGTCGTTATTGCTCATGATGTGGATCCCATTGAG CTGGTGGTGTTCTTGCCTGCTCTGTGCCGTAAAATGGGTGTCCCATACTGCATCGTCAAGGGCAAGGCCAGACTGGGCAGACTGGTGCACAGAAAAACCTGCACCTCCATCGCCTTCACACAGACCAATCC CGAAGACAAAGCAGCTCTTGCTAAACTGGTGGAGGCCATCAAGACCAACTACAATGACAGATATGAGGAG ATCCGTCGTCACTGGGGAGGAAATGTCCTGGGTCCCAAGTCAACTGCTCGTATTGCTAAACTCGAGAAGGCAAAGGCCAAGGAGCTGGCCACTAAACTGGGTTGA